In Vibrio sp. NTOU-M3, the following proteins share a genomic window:
- a CDS encoding TetR/AcrR family transcriptional regulator encodes MTEIKLTRSQIKREAIVEAAIKAFREGGVQATSMDKLATLANVSKRTIYNHFDSKEALVLHLLAELWRRATTESDVEYNPEQSLHCQLAKLVETELEFLSSPDYLDLARVAFDFLFRNPEMLQDELDKLIKKETAIYTWIIAAINDGKLTDIDADFAKDQLHSLIKGSAFWPQLMKLKAPLNSEEKTHLVTETTKMFMARYGSCS; translated from the coding sequence ATGACTGAGATTAAACTCACCAGAAGTCAGATAAAGCGCGAAGCCATTGTCGAAGCAGCGATCAAAGCGTTCCGAGAGGGTGGGGTGCAAGCCACTAGTATGGATAAGTTGGCCACACTTGCGAATGTTTCCAAGCGCACCATCTACAACCATTTCGACAGCAAAGAAGCTTTGGTGCTGCACTTGCTAGCCGAGCTTTGGCGCCGAGCGACAACTGAGAGTGATGTTGAGTACAACCCAGAGCAGTCACTGCACTGCCAATTGGCTAAGCTGGTGGAAACAGAACTGGAGTTTTTATCTTCCCCTGATTACCTAGATTTAGCGCGTGTTGCGTTTGACTTTTTATTCCGTAACCCTGAAATGCTGCAAGACGAGCTGGATAAACTCATCAAAAAAGAAACGGCTATTTATACGTGGATTATTGCCGCGATTAATGACGGTAAGCTCACCGATATTGATGCAGATTTCGCAAAAGATCAGCTTCATAGCTTAATTAAAGGCAGCGCCTTCTGGCCACAACTGATGAAGCTAAAAGCACCTTTAAATAGCGAAGAAAAAACGCATTTAGTCACCGAAACCACCAAGATGTTTATGGCAAGGTATGGAAGCTGTAGTTAG
- a CDS encoding DUF4123 domain-containing protein → MKLTLNQRQQKQKIKWFALVNHYDNMPAEIYQNIADHTVEPLYLTTPLEPLLDRSPLVISLKKNDALINSLPQKETLYFAASLDISFEQVLDQLRNRLQVQFDGDRKGLFHYYVPSVASYFFYRASQTDSSKWLGCLSAICFYKQIKSEANEWVHIEGEFSLLNPSIWLLTQSQEKGLNDKFIEQEIDRWAQTENIQSFDWKNQKSVNTFCTQHQIEEPKLLSRLHHLVHTYNISLDNPYQVDANQTPENIVKQLEQLISREYNYVC, encoded by the coding sequence ATGAAACTCACACTTAATCAAAGACAGCAAAAACAAAAAATCAAGTGGTTTGCATTAGTGAATCACTACGACAACATGCCTGCAGAAATCTATCAAAATATTGCAGATCACACAGTAGAACCTTTGTATTTGACTACTCCTCTCGAACCATTACTCGATCGAAGCCCACTAGTGATCTCACTCAAAAAAAATGATGCACTGATAAATTCACTTCCACAAAAAGAAACTCTCTACTTCGCAGCATCTTTAGATATCAGCTTTGAGCAAGTGTTAGATCAGTTAAGAAACCGACTGCAAGTACAGTTTGATGGAGATAGAAAAGGGCTCTTTCACTATTATGTGCCATCGGTAGCCAGCTATTTCTTTTACCGTGCAAGTCAAACAGACTCAAGCAAATGGCTTGGTTGTTTATCAGCAATCTGCTTCTATAAACAAATAAAGAGTGAAGCCAATGAATGGGTACATATCGAAGGAGAATTCAGCTTACTCAACCCCTCAATCTGGCTACTAACCCAATCTCAAGAAAAAGGCTTAAACGATAAATTTATCGAGCAAGAAATCGATCGTTGGGCACAAACTGAAAACATACAATCCTTCGATTGGAAAAATCAGAAAAGCGTCAATACTTTTTGCACACAGCATCAAATTGAAGAACCAAAACTATTGTCTAGACTGCACCACTTAGTGCATACCTATAACATATCTCTAGATAACCCATACCAAGTGGACGCAAACCAAACACCAGAAAATATTGTTAAACAGTTAGAGCAGTTGATATCTAGGGAGTATAACTATGTCTGCTAA
- a CDS encoding YibL family ribosome-associated protein — protein sequence MSLKNEIQQLNNRIDTCRHKLNAAQARGDNEMISKFTDDLAKLEKKANSLKSKQKYDMNKERKSLLDMPFSREITKAEQADLGKLKKSVKGLVVVHPMTKLGKELHLNVMTGFAPKKF from the coding sequence ATGAGCTTAAAAAATGAAATCCAGCAGTTGAATAACCGCATTGATACTTGCCGACACAAGCTCAATGCTGCCCAAGCTCGTGGCGATAATGAGATGATCAGTAAGTTTACTGATGATTTGGCAAAGCTGGAAAAGAAAGCAAACTCTTTAAAAAGTAAGCAAAAATATGACATGAACAAAGAGCGCAAGAGCTTACTGGATATGCCATTTTCTCGTGAGATCACGAAAGCAGAACAAGCGGATCTTGGAAAGTTGAAGAAATCGGTAAAAGGACTCGTGGTAGTACACCCAATGACCAAGCTTGGTAAAGAGCTACATTTGAATGTGATGACCGGATTTGCTCCGAAGAAATTCTAA
- a CDS encoding DUF4344 domain-containing metallopeptidase: MRVAVTLPLLISVLSPAALAQQNIIINYTTPQSQEEHNIKVRLKQSGVNDTVIALSEQYFPFNQTLTIQYGGQEGPMYDPQSHKVHIPYSFYSEALGHFTKNKYAERFGKPEKEGVIDTILHTLLHEAGHAYIADQNIPVLGKEEDAVDNFAAVLMLHYVDGGADAAISAADMFAFESEDRPDYYDFGEYIDEHSFDLQRYFSTLCLVYGSAPEKHQSLLDEIENDYLTERKEFCIYQFDAISSNWHHYFKQEQNTD, from the coding sequence ATGCGCGTCGCCGTAACCTTACCGTTACTGATTTCAGTCTTATCGCCTGCCGCCCTTGCTCAACAAAATATTATCATCAACTACACTACCCCTCAGTCACAAGAGGAGCACAACATCAAAGTGCGCCTAAAACAGAGTGGCGTGAATGACACTGTTATAGCCCTTTCCGAGCAGTATTTTCCCTTCAATCAAACACTAACCATTCAATATGGTGGTCAAGAGGGTCCGATGTACGATCCACAAAGTCATAAAGTGCATATCCCCTATTCTTTTTACAGCGAAGCCTTAGGCCACTTCACCAAAAATAAGTACGCCGAGCGATTTGGTAAACCAGAGAAAGAAGGTGTGATAGACACCATTCTTCACACGCTTCTACATGAAGCTGGCCATGCCTATATTGCTGACCAAAATATTCCCGTTTTAGGTAAAGAAGAAGATGCAGTCGATAATTTTGCCGCCGTTTTAATGCTGCACTATGTCGACGGTGGTGCGGATGCCGCGATCAGCGCTGCCGATATGTTCGCATTTGAGTCAGAGGATCGGCCAGATTATTACGATTTTGGGGAGTATATTGACGAACATAGCTTCGATCTTCAGCGATATTTCTCCACCTTGTGCTTAGTTTATGGCAGCGCCCCAGAAAAACATCAATCGCTACTTGATGAAATCGAAAATGACTATTTGACTGAACGAAAAGAGTTTTGCATCTACCAATTTGACGCCATCAGTAGTAACTGGCATCACTACTTCAAACAAGAACAAAATACGGATTAA
- a CDS encoding type VI secretion system tip protein VgrG, which yields MATLNFNLRVDGLEDGTLVVREYHGSDSLSQSRLDDGSLCHGYRYELALASRKANLTADQVVDKTIQLEIELNGQIVQRVHGIARNFTKGDTGHHHTFYALTLVPALERLSLRHNSRIFQLKTVPEILSVLLQEMGINDYAFSLKRDCAQREFCVQYRETDLDFLHRLAAEEGLVYSFIHEEGKHTLLFTDSSESLPQLGLPVPYNVLSGGAIDTPYISQLETHTQTEVSHTALKDYSFKKPAYGFEQQALGTEMTYQRTDVYEHFDAPGRFKDDDNGKAFNQIRLDYLRRDAHTATGKSNHPQLQSGYKFDLQEHLDTALNRDWLVVQVHHQGTQHQALEEEGGNGTTTYTNQFKLVPANITWQATPQSKPQVDGPMIATVVGPEGEEIFCDEHGRVKIHFPWDRYSNGDDKSSCWVRVSQGWAGSQYGMMAIPRIGHEVIVSFLNGDPDQPIITGRTYHATNTSPYTLPDNKTKTVIRSETHQGSGFNEISFEDQAGVEQVYLHAQKDFDAEIKNDHTTHIKHDKHLTVENDSFTQVKNNQHTTIGAESRNKVGADATVNINGSLHQKVAATTAIDSGEEVHLKGGNKVVLDAGSEITIKAGGAFVRVDAAGVHLVGPAINMNSGGSAGSGSGYGGIEAALPMGLEALAAPEELSFVQPSATLIQQVIADVRTEMPITQVCQKKADGSCPLSDCPCGNNS from the coding sequence ATGGCAACGTTGAATTTCAATCTGCGCGTCGATGGGCTAGAAGACGGCACCTTAGTGGTTCGGGAATATCATGGCAGTGACTCCCTTTCTCAAAGTCGCTTGGATGATGGTAGCCTGTGTCATGGTTACCGATATGAACTGGCACTGGCCAGCCGTAAAGCCAACCTCACCGCTGACCAAGTGGTGGATAAGACCATTCAGTTGGAAATTGAACTCAACGGTCAGATTGTTCAACGGGTTCATGGTATTGCCCGTAACTTCACCAAGGGTGACACCGGCCATCATCACACCTTCTATGCCTTAACCTTAGTTCCTGCCCTTGAACGTTTATCCCTGCGCCATAACAGCCGTATCTTCCAGTTAAAAACCGTCCCTGAAATTCTCTCGGTTCTGCTTCAGGAAATGGGGATTAACGACTATGCCTTTTCCTTAAAGCGTGACTGTGCTCAGCGTGAGTTCTGTGTTCAATACCGAGAAACCGATTTAGATTTTCTGCATCGCTTAGCGGCCGAAGAAGGTTTGGTGTACAGCTTTATCCATGAAGAGGGAAAACACACCCTGTTGTTTACCGACTCCAGTGAAAGCCTCCCTCAACTTGGTTTGCCTGTCCCTTACAACGTATTAAGTGGCGGCGCCATCGATACGCCTTACATCTCTCAATTAGAAACCCACACTCAAACGGAAGTCAGTCATACCGCATTAAAAGACTACAGCTTTAAAAAGCCCGCTTATGGGTTTGAGCAACAAGCTCTTGGCACTGAGATGACTTACCAACGCACTGACGTGTATGAACACTTTGATGCACCGGGACGTTTTAAAGACGATGATAATGGCAAAGCGTTTAACCAAATCCGCTTAGACTACCTCAGACGTGATGCCCATACTGCAACCGGGAAAAGTAACCACCCGCAGCTTCAGTCTGGTTACAAGTTTGACCTGCAAGAGCACCTTGATACGGCATTAAACCGAGACTGGTTAGTGGTTCAGGTTCACCATCAAGGGACTCAGCATCAAGCTTTGGAAGAAGAAGGGGGCAACGGCACCACCACTTACACCAACCAGTTCAAACTGGTGCCCGCGAACATCACTTGGCAGGCTACGCCCCAAAGTAAACCTCAGGTGGATGGCCCGATGATTGCCACTGTCGTGGGCCCTGAAGGGGAAGAAATCTTCTGTGATGAACATGGCCGGGTCAAAATCCACTTCCCTTGGGACCGCTACTCGAATGGGGATGATAAGAGCTCATGCTGGGTACGCGTCTCACAAGGCTGGGCGGGCAGTCAATACGGCATGATGGCCATTCCTCGCATTGGTCATGAAGTCATTGTCTCATTCCTAAACGGTGACCCAGACCAGCCGATTATCACTGGCCGTACCTATCACGCGACCAACACTTCGCCTTACACATTGCCGGACAATAAAACCAAAACCGTGATACGCAGTGAAACTCATCAAGGCAGTGGTTTTAATGAAATCAGTTTTGAAGACCAAGCGGGGGTAGAGCAGGTTTACTTACATGCTCAGAAAGACTTTGACGCAGAAATCAAGAACGACCACACCACACACATTAAGCACGATAAGCACCTGACGGTGGAGAATGACAGCTTTACGCAGGTGAAGAATAACCAGCACACCACGATTGGTGCTGAAAGCCGCAACAAAGTCGGCGCAGATGCCACGGTAAACATCAATGGTTCACTGCATCAAAAAGTTGCAGCAACAACCGCAATAGATTCCGGTGAGGAAGTCCACCTCAAAGGTGGCAACAAAGTGGTGTTAGATGCCGGCAGTGAAATCACCATAAAAGCCGGCGGCGCTTTTGTGAGAGTTGATGCAGCAGGCGTACACCTTGTAGGCCCCGCCATTAATATGAACTCTGGTGGCAGCGCAGGTAGTGGCAGTGGTTACGGTGGCATAGAAGCAGCACTTCCAATGGGGTTAGAAGCGCTGGCTGCGCCAGAGGAGTTGTCTTTTGTTCAGCCTTCCGCAACGTTAATTCAACAAGTCATTGCCGATGTACGAACTGAAATGCCCATCACACAAGTATGCCAGAAAAAGGCGGATGGTAGCTGCCCTCTCAGTGACTGTCCGTGTGGGAACAATTCATGA
- a CDS encoding MBL fold metallo-hydrolase, with the protein MKFWILIIIGVLIMAMQAKSSPESNKFYNSETRYSSSFADTVKIIQTYLTTKRTDPVPEQPILVHTVAPETWHEESGNHLYRIGHSSVLMQIDQTKILTDPVFSERASPVQWAGPKRFHPAPISESDLPFIDVVVISHDHYDHLDKHTIQKIKNKVGTFITPLKVGDHLLKWGVAKEKVVQLDWWQSTLINGIEFVSTPSQHFSGRGLFDRDQTLWSSWAIIGKTQRVFFSGDSGYFSGFKDIGEKYGPFDITLMEAGAYNSMWKTVHMMPEESIQAHQDVRGKVMVPIHNSTFDLAMHAWYEPLEQITTLAKERDITVLTPAFGQKIMMDSPISATQWWQPNIEEASLDLARNEVQPE; encoded by the coding sequence ATGAAATTCTGGATTCTGATTATTATTGGAGTACTTATTATGGCAATGCAGGCGAAATCTTCACCCGAATCAAACAAGTTTTATAACAGTGAAACACGCTATTCATCTAGTTTTGCCGACACGGTGAAGATCATCCAAACCTACCTCACCACCAAGCGGACTGATCCGGTCCCAGAACAACCGATTTTGGTCCATACCGTTGCCCCGGAAACATGGCACGAAGAAAGCGGTAATCACCTATATCGAATCGGCCATTCTAGTGTTCTAATGCAAATCGACCAGACTAAGATCCTCACTGACCCTGTATTCAGTGAACGCGCTTCTCCAGTTCAATGGGCAGGGCCGAAGCGCTTTCATCCCGCGCCTATCTCTGAGTCGGATCTGCCGTTTATTGATGTGGTAGTCATCAGTCATGATCACTATGACCACCTTGATAAACACACTATTCAGAAAATCAAAAACAAGGTCGGAACATTTATTACACCATTAAAAGTTGGTGACCACTTACTTAAATGGGGCGTTGCAAAAGAAAAGGTCGTTCAACTGGATTGGTGGCAATCAACCCTGATTAACGGTATTGAATTTGTCTCGACCCCTTCCCAGCATTTCTCTGGTCGTGGCTTATTCGATCGCGACCAAACTCTGTGGTCAAGCTGGGCAATTATTGGCAAAACTCAGCGCGTGTTCTTTAGTGGTGACAGTGGCTATTTCTCTGGCTTTAAAGACATCGGTGAGAAATACGGGCCGTTTGATATCACGCTAATGGAAGCTGGCGCATATAACTCGATGTGGAAAACAGTCCATATGATGCCGGAAGAGAGCATTCAGGCGCACCAAGACGTTCGAGGAAAGGTCATGGTGCCAATCCACAACAGTACCTTCGATTTAGCCATGCATGCGTGGTATGAGCCTTTAGAGCAAATCACCACACTGGCGAAGGAGCGAGATATCACCGTACTTACCCCCGCATTTGGTCAGAAAATCATGATGGACTCACCAATTTCAGCAACACAATGGTGGCAACCAAACATAGAAGAAGCCAGCTTAGACTTAGCACGAAATGAAGTGCAGCCTGAATAA
- a CDS encoding methyl-accepting chemotaxis protein, translating into MSLTIRTRLYVLSLVPLLVIALGMLTFTYMKTTELNDQQIEVTRSNMMNMKKAELKNYIQMAKSAVQPFLDRGATLEEALPTLKQLEYGESGYVFGYDSKGVRVVVGKSDKGVGDNFYNLQDKQGNYLIQDLLKNAKTGDFTTYYFPKPGQTEALPKLSYSIFVPEWDLMLGTGFYTDDIDAIVKEMEDATTEALQTTLSAIIVFCLVIALGVAAFAVAVNRTIMRPLELFDASISSFASGDADLTARMENFKAPEFAKLSQNFNAFVESLQQIIRQVSQAGQQVVAETDNMSHRAAQVDEIASGQRSETEQVATAMTEMTTTAQEISSNANQAAQSARDADDNAKDAQNIVNSAAKSVESLASEVSQANDVVSRLEGDVQNISSSLEVIQDIAEQTNLLALNAAIEAARAGEQGRGFAVVADEVRKLASRTQDSTGEIHQMIEQLKAASDAAVKAMESSQNRSASTVEEANAAAEALVKIQQSIGTIMDMNSLIATATEEQSIVGQEISQRVVVISDQSSQSADLANENRAGSQNLNHTANELYDLVARFKV; encoded by the coding sequence ATGAGTCTCACTATTAGAACCCGACTTTATGTTCTCTCGCTTGTGCCTCTACTCGTAATTGCACTAGGTATGCTCACGTTTACCTATATGAAAACGACAGAATTAAACGATCAACAAATCGAAGTGACCCGCTCTAACATGATGAACATGAAAAAAGCGGAGTTAAAAAACTATATTCAAATGGCAAAATCTGCCGTTCAGCCATTTCTGGACCGTGGTGCCACTCTGGAAGAAGCGCTACCAACATTAAAGCAACTTGAATACGGTGAATCAGGTTATGTCTTTGGTTACGACTCTAAAGGGGTACGAGTCGTTGTGGGTAAAAGTGACAAAGGCGTCGGCGACAATTTCTATAACCTTCAAGACAAGCAAGGTAATTATTTAATCCAAGATCTGTTGAAGAACGCCAAAACCGGCGATTTCACCACTTACTACTTCCCTAAGCCAGGTCAAACTGAAGCACTACCTAAATTGAGTTACTCCATTTTTGTTCCTGAATGGGATTTAATGCTGGGAACTGGTTTCTACACGGATGATATCGATGCAATCGTCAAAGAGATGGAAGATGCCACCACTGAGGCGCTACAAACCACACTGTCTGCCATCATCGTCTTTTGCTTGGTTATCGCTTTAGGGGTTGCGGCCTTCGCAGTTGCAGTAAACCGCACCATTATGCGCCCACTCGAATTATTTGATGCTTCAATCAGCTCTTTTGCCAGCGGTGATGCCGACCTAACAGCACGTATGGAGAATTTCAAAGCTCCTGAATTTGCAAAACTTAGCCAAAATTTCAATGCCTTTGTCGAAAGCCTTCAGCAGATCATTCGCCAAGTGAGCCAAGCAGGCCAGCAAGTCGTGGCTGAGACCGACAACATGTCTCACCGAGCAGCACAAGTGGATGAAATTGCTTCTGGTCAACGCTCTGAAACAGAGCAAGTGGCAACAGCAATGACCGAAATGACAACGACCGCACAAGAGATCTCAAGCAACGCCAATCAAGCCGCACAATCAGCAAGGGATGCCGATGACAACGCTAAAGATGCACAGAACATTGTGAATTCTGCTGCGAAATCCGTTGAGAGTTTAGCCAGTGAAGTATCTCAAGCTAATGACGTAGTTTCACGACTAGAAGGTGATGTACAGAATATTTCCTCTTCACTGGAGGTAATTCAAGACATTGCAGAACAGACCAACCTGCTTGCGTTAAATGCAGCCATTGAGGCCGCTCGAGCTGGTGAACAAGGCCGTGGATTTGCCGTCGTTGCCGACGAAGTTCGTAAACTTGCCAGCAGAACACAAGACAGTACTGGCGAAATTCACCAAATGATAGAGCAGTTGAAGGCCGCTTCTGATGCCGCTGTAAAAGCTATGGAATCGAGTCAAAACCGCAGTGCCAGCACCGTGGAAGAAGCCAATGCCGCCGCAGAAGCGCTGGTTAAAATTCAACAATCTATTGGTACTATCATGGACATGAACTCACTCATCGCAACTGCGACAGAGGAGCAAAGTATTGTCGGACAAGAAATCTCACAGCGTGTCGTAGTTATCTCAGACCAAAGTTCTCAATCTGCCGATCTCGCCAACGAGAACCGTGCCGGTAGCCAAAACCTCAACCATACCGCTAACGAGTTGTACGACTTGGTTGCACGATTCAAAGTTTAA
- a CDS encoding Hcp family type VI secretion system effector: MPTPCYISIEGQVQGLITAGACTADSIGDSYVEGHEDEMLVQKFDHVVTVPTDPQSGQPAGQRVHKPFQFTVSLNKAVPLLYNALASGEKLSSVELKWYRTSIEGKQENFFTTKLENASIVDIQCEMPHCQDPAMSDFTQNLTVSLTYRKITWDHVNAGTSGSDDWRKPVEA, from the coding sequence ATGCCAACTCCATGTTATATCTCTATCGAAGGTCAGGTTCAGGGCCTTATCACTGCTGGCGCATGTACTGCAGATTCTATCGGTGACTCTTACGTGGAAGGCCACGAAGATGAAATGCTGGTACAAAAATTCGACCACGTTGTGACAGTTCCAACAGACCCACAATCAGGTCAGCCAGCAGGTCAACGTGTTCACAAACCATTCCAGTTCACAGTATCACTGAACAAAGCCGTTCCTCTGCTATACAACGCACTGGCATCGGGTGAGAAGCTGTCTTCTGTTGAGCTTAAGTGGTACCGCACTTCAATCGAAGGTAAACAAGAAAACTTCTTTACTACCAAGCTTGAGAACGCCTCTATCGTTGATATCCAGTGTGAAATGCCACACTGCCAAGACCCAGCGATGTCTGACTTCACGCAAAACCTAACCGTGTCTCTGACTTACCGTAAAATTACGTGGGACCACGTGAATGCAGGTACTTCAGGCTCTGATGACTGGCGTAAGCCAGTTGAAGCGTAA
- the malX gene encoding maltose/glucose-specific PTS transporter subunit IIBC: MSSNANKTTMWEFLQSLGKTFMLPVALLAFSGILLGVGSSLSSTAIQEAIPLLDNTILQYLFMWMTKIGLVAFIYLPVMFAIAIPLGLAREEKGVAAFSGFVGYAAFNLAINFFLTVNGVLADEAQRSAYGVKSIIGIESIDTGILGAVMVGIIVARLHQRYYTFKMPDALAFFGGARFVPIISAIVLGVVGVLIPFIWPYFAKGINGIGYAIAGAGDFGPMLFGTGERLLLPIGLHHILVALIRFTEAGGTMEVCNHTVSGALNIFYAELSCPTTQSFTPEVTAFLSQGKMPTFLGGLPGAALAMYHCAKPESRHKIKALLISGVVACMVGGITEPLEFLFLFVAPVLYFIHAILTGLGFMIMGMLEVTIGNTDGNLIDFFVFGVLQGTATKWYLVPIVAGIWFAVYYSVFRFAILRFNLKTPGREVDTAEVDKELEASFINESGKGAAVLAALGGKDNITALDNCITRLRLSVKDMSLVNDASLKAHGALGVVKLDEHNLQVVIGTQVHLVKNEIQSLMTAS; this comes from the coding sequence ATGTCCAGCAATGCTAATAAAACCACAATGTGGGAATTTCTACAGAGTTTAGGAAAGACATTTATGCTGCCTGTCGCCCTGCTTGCCTTTTCAGGTATTTTGCTTGGGGTAGGGAGTTCATTGTCGAGCACCGCCATTCAAGAAGCGATACCTCTGCTCGATAATACGATCTTGCAATACCTCTTTATGTGGATGACCAAAATAGGTTTGGTCGCATTTATTTACCTGCCAGTAATGTTTGCTATTGCGATCCCTCTCGGTCTAGCCCGTGAAGAAAAAGGGGTAGCGGCTTTCTCGGGTTTTGTCGGATACGCGGCGTTCAACCTAGCGATCAATTTCTTTCTAACCGTCAATGGTGTGCTGGCCGATGAAGCGCAGCGCAGCGCCTACGGTGTCAAAAGCATTATTGGTATTGAGTCCATTGATACAGGGATCCTCGGTGCGGTCATGGTGGGCATCATTGTGGCTCGTCTTCACCAACGTTACTACACCTTTAAAATGCCAGATGCTCTGGCCTTCTTTGGTGGTGCGCGTTTTGTCCCGATTATCTCTGCCATCGTATTAGGTGTCGTCGGTGTTCTTATTCCATTTATCTGGCCATATTTTGCAAAAGGCATTAACGGCATCGGTTATGCAATTGCTGGTGCTGGGGACTTCGGTCCAATGCTGTTTGGTACTGGTGAACGCCTACTACTACCAATTGGTTTGCACCATATTTTGGTGGCGTTGATCCGCTTTACAGAAGCGGGAGGCACAATGGAAGTGTGTAATCACACGGTATCTGGTGCGCTGAATATTTTTTATGCGGAACTCTCATGCCCAACCACGCAAAGTTTTACGCCTGAAGTTACTGCGTTCTTATCACAAGGGAAAATGCCGACTTTCCTTGGCGGGTTACCGGGTGCGGCTCTGGCGATGTACCACTGCGCTAAGCCGGAAAGTCGCCATAAAATTAAAGCACTGCTTATTTCAGGTGTTGTGGCGTGTATGGTCGGTGGTATTACTGAGCCATTGGAATTCCTGTTCTTATTCGTTGCTCCGGTACTTTACTTCATTCACGCGATACTCACTGGCCTTGGCTTCATGATCATGGGTATGCTGGAAGTCACTATCGGGAACACCGATGGTAACCTAATTGACTTCTTCGTCTTTGGGGTTCTGCAAGGGACAGCTACCAAGTGGTACTTAGTGCCTATTGTTGCTGGTATTTGGTTTGCGGTTTATTACAGTGTGTTCCGTTTTGCGATTCTCAGATTCAACCTCAAAACCCCTGGCCGTGAAGTCGATACCGCAGAAGTTGACAAAGAACTTGAGGCAAGTTTTATCAATGAATCAGGCAAAGGTGCGGCAGTACTGGCAGCTCTTGGTGGGAAAGATAACATTACTGCGTTAGACAACTGTATTACCCGTTTGCGCTTATCGGTTAAAGATATGTCCTTGGTTAACGATGCCAGCTTGAAAGCGCACGGTGCGTTGGGTGTGGTGAAACTGGATGAGCATAACTTACAGGTGGTGATCGGAACGCAGGTCCATCTCGTGAAAAATGAAATTCAGTCTTTGATGACTGCCAGCTAA
- the malI gene encoding Mal regulon transcriptional regulator MalI, which translates to MSSKKVTITEVAKHAGVSVTTVSMVLSNKGRISPDTAKKVNQAVEALGYIRNRAAANLRSNTSEIIGLILRDISDPYYAEVAAGLSEEAEKQGYMLFLAQCGESQEKFDHCLRTLAHQGVGGVAFCPVGENQQFDIDQLNTFKLPLVCISRASVDKQVDYVGPDNSYAAKLATEHLIKQGHRCIAYVGGQSNSLSRAERIGGYCSTLVQFGLPFKPEWVVECQKTQASAAQTVQQLLSDHPQVTAMLCHHSATALGAVYGINRAGRQVGKDQFVGEQVSVIGFDDVEAAELIEPPLTFVNSNAREMGKQAARRLIENMNSEQHQPHSLILPPSLIIRASA; encoded by the coding sequence ATGTCATCCAAAAAAGTGACCATTACCGAAGTTGCGAAACACGCTGGTGTCTCTGTCACCACGGTTTCAATGGTGTTGAGCAATAAGGGACGTATCTCCCCAGACACCGCGAAAAAAGTGAATCAAGCTGTTGAAGCCCTGGGATATATTCGCAACCGTGCTGCTGCTAACTTGCGCTCCAATACCAGCGAAATCATTGGTCTTATCTTGAGAGACATTAGCGATCCTTACTATGCGGAAGTGGCGGCTGGGCTGAGTGAAGAAGCCGAAAAACAAGGCTATATGCTGTTTTTAGCGCAATGTGGCGAGAGTCAGGAAAAGTTTGATCATTGCTTGAGAACCCTTGCCCACCAAGGCGTAGGTGGGGTTGCATTTTGTCCTGTTGGTGAAAATCAGCAGTTTGATATCGACCAACTCAACACCTTTAAGCTGCCTTTGGTGTGTATTTCTCGCGCGTCTGTCGATAAACAAGTCGATTATGTTGGTCCCGACAACAGCTACGCAGCAAAACTGGCTACAGAGCACCTGATCAAACAGGGGCATCGTTGCATCGCTTATGTTGGCGGGCAAAGCAATTCACTGTCTAGAGCGGAACGGATTGGGGGCTATTGCAGTACCTTGGTACAATTTGGTTTGCCATTTAAGCCTGAATGGGTTGTAGAATGTCAGAAGACTCAAGCCTCTGCGGCGCAAACGGTACAACAGTTGTTGTCAGATCATCCTCAAGTCACCGCCATGCTTTGTCACCATTCAGCAACGGCTCTAGGTGCGGTATATGGGATCAATCGTGCAGGAAGACAGGTGGGTAAAGATCAGTTTGTCGGCGAACAAGTTTCCGTTATTGGTTTTGATGATGTGGAAGCCGCAGAGCTTATCGAACCACCACTGACTTTCGTTAATTCCAATGCCAGAGAAATGGGAAAACAAGCGGCGAGACGTTTAATTGAAAACATGAACTCCGAGCAACATCAGCCTCATAGTTTAATTCTTCCTCCAAGTCTGATCATAAGGGCCTCTGCGTAA